The genomic stretch CATATTCTCAATCACTTCTTTTCCCGGTGATGGTAAAGGATATCCGAAAACAATATGCTCATAGATTTGCTGGTAATAATCCATATAATTTCCGGCCTCACTTGAAGTAAGTATTCTTTGTGTTTCGGAACTTTCATTCAGATAATTTAAAATCCCATCTGTTTCTTTCAAAGGCTGCATCCATTCTTTTCCATAAACAGGAATGGCTCCGGCTACCAATTCAGCTTCCTGATTATCTGTTCTTTCCTGCAGGAAACTTCCTCTATCTCCATGCATTTTATAAGCATAATGATCTTCTTTAGTAAATACCGAGGATTTTAGTCGTACTCTCAGATCATTTTTATAGAATAACAGGATTTCAAAATAATCATTGGCAAACGATGCTCCCTTCATAGAAAATACATCAGCAAAAAGTTTTTCCGGATACCCGAAATACTGTACCGCCTGATCCACCAGATGTGCTCCTAAATCATGTAAAGAACCCGAACCTACCTGATCCGGATTTTCTTTATGCTGTTTTCCACTCGGCGTGGTGCGGAACCTATCAAAACGGATTTCAGCTTCTTTAATGTTCCCTAATTTTCCTTCATTTAAAATTTTTTGTACCTGTTGGAAGTCACGGTCAAATCTTCTGTTCTGATATACACTTAAAAACAATCCTTTCTCTTCTGCCAGCTTCACCAGCTCTTCTGCTTCTTCTACGTTTACTGTAAAAGGTTTTTCAACAATGATATTTTTCCCTGCTTCCAAAGCTTTTTTGGCGTATTCATAATGTGTCTGAACCGGAGTATTGATGATCACCAATTCTACCTCTGCATTTTGAAGCATATCTTCTACCGAGCGGTAAACAGTAGATTCAGGATATTTCTCTTCAGACTCATTTTTACTTCTTTCTACTACCGCAGAAATGAAAAATCCAGGATGTTGTTTTAAAAATGGGGCATGAAATACTTTTCCACTCATCCCAAAGGCACAAAGCCCAGCTTTTACCAGTTGCATATTTTAATTTTTCAACAAATATATTCATAAAAAATTCCGGATTATCCATCTACAAAAAGGATAGAACCCTTCCATCTATTTCATCATTGAAAAACATGATAAAAATCACAAATTAATTTTTATTCATTCTAAACAAATACTTACATTTGCGCCTTATTTAAAACTGTTCTACATAAAAATAAAATGAAAAGACAATTACTATCTTTAGGTCTTCTATTTATCGCTGTTTCAGCCAGTGCACAGCTGAAAAACGCTGAAGCAGATACCATCAGAACTCAAACCATTGAAGACATCAATCTTCATAAGACCGGGAATCCGAACCAGGCGAGAACTTTATCTACAAAGTCTAACCTGACGGTAATGGAAAATCCTCAGCCTATTGCCATTGTTACACATGAAATCATTGAGCAGCAACAGGCAAAACAGCTAAGTGATGTTCTACAAAACGTAAACGGATTGTATATTACCTCATCAAGAGGAAATTCTCAGGACAGCTTTGGTGGGCGTGGTTTTATTTTAGGAAATGATAATATTTTCAAGAACGGATCTAGAATAAATAGTGGTGTTTTCCCTGAAGTAAGCGGTCTGGAAAGAGTAGAAGTTTTAAAAGGTGCTAATGCAATGCTTTTTGGTAATACAGCAGCAGGAGGTGTTATCAATATGATCACCAAAAAACCTAAATTCAATTTTGGTGGAAGTATAGGATTAAACGGTGGAAGCTGGAATTCTTACAAACCCACCATTGATATTTATGGACCATTATCTAAAAATATTGCATTTAGAATGAATGGAGCTTATGAGTATGCTGAAAGCTTCAGAGATGTGGTACAATCTGAAAAATATTACTTTAATCCTTCCTTCTTATTTAATTTAAGTGAAAAGTCTCAGTTAATTGTTGAAGCAGATTATCTGAAAACTAATTTCACTCCAGATTTCGGGCTTGGATCGATTACTGAGAAAGATCAAAGCTATAGATTGAATGATGGTATCTCCAGAAATGTTTTCTTCGGAACCGACTGGCAATATCAAAATGTACAGCAAGCTTCTACGAACGTAACTTTTAATCATCAATTTAACGAAAGATGGTCTTTAAATGCTACAGCTTCTTACCAAAACTATACTAAAGATTATTTTTCTTCTGAAAGGGTACAATGGATCTATGATATTAAAGATAAAAATGTAGATCCCAACAGATTATCCTGGAAAAGACCTTTTGGTAAAACTTATAACGAACAAAATTATACTTCAGCACAAGTCAACATCAATGGTGAATTTAATACCGGAAAAATTAACCATAAAGTATTAATTGGTTCAGATGCGGATTATAGCCAAGCGGATGCTTATACTTATAATGTTACAGATCCAAAAAATCTTCTCTACTTAGATGATCCTTCAACATGGGGAAGTATTGATATGCCAAATTCTACTCTTAATACAAGAAACAGAATCAATACAAGAAGAATTGGGGTCTATGCACAAGATTTTATTAGCTTAACAAAGCAACTAAAAGTAATTGCCGGATTAAGATGGTCTTATGTAGAAAATATGCCTACGTTGACTACCCGTTTTGCATCAAATGAGAAATTTGAAGTAGCAAATTCTTCAACTTCTGATCATGCATTTTCTCCAAAAGTGGGATTGGTGTATGCTCCAAATGAAAACCTTTCAGTATTTGCCACATACACCAATTCCTTTGCTTCAAACGCTGGATATACTTCTGATCAATTTAATACAGTAAATACCAATCAACCTGTTCAGCAAATCCAAAATCAGCTAGGTACTTTATCAAGACAAAGCATAAAACCATCAACGGTTGATCAATACGAAATTGGTATTAAAAAGAATTTCTGGAACAATGCTTTAGCGGTTAACTTAACGGCTTACCAGATTATGTACAACAATTATTATCAAACATATTGGTTCATTCCTACATCTACACCTAATGCAGCACCGGTAAATTCAACAGATACCAATCTTAAAGAATTTGCTGGAAATATGAGAAGCCGTGGTGTAGAATTAGACATTACTGGAAATCCTACAGAAAACTTATCCATCATTGGAGGTTTCTCTTATAACAACTCAGTTTATCTTAATACTCCTGAAAAAGGATATGTTGAAAACCAAAGATTGGTAAGAACACCAGCTACAACAGCGAATGTTTCCGTTTTCTATAAATTTACAAACTATGTAAAAGGATTAAAAGTTGGGGCTGGGATCTACTACATTGGTGACAGGATTGCAGGTTGGAATGATTCAAAATCTACCAACGTAAGCAGAAATAACGTAAGTAGAATGTTTGATCTGAAAGATTACACAACGGTTTCTGTGTCAATCGGCTACGAATGGCAAAAATTCTCTATCCAAGGGAGAGTGGGAAACTTGTTTGACGTAGTTAACTATAACGTTCACGAAAACTATTCGGTAAATCCGATTACTCCAAGAAATTATTATTTTACACTGACTTACAAGCTGTAAAATTTAATCACTTCTTTATTAAAAGTGGAGATTGCATTTTTGCAGTTTCCACTTTTGAAATTTAAAAACAAAACAAAAAAACGATATGGATAAGATCAAAGACACAAGAAGTTTCATGAGAGTTACACACCGTTATCTGGGATATTTCCTTGCAGGTATTATGGCGGTATACGCGGTAAGTGGAATCATTCTGGTCTACAGAGACACTGATTTTCTAAAGAGTGAAAAAAAGTATGAGAAGACTTTATCTGTCAACCTATCTGAAAAAGAGCTTAAAAAGGAGCTAAAGATGAAAGGTCTTGAAGTAGAAAAGACTGAAGGTACGATTCTTCATTTTAAAAAAGGGACTTATGATTCTGCTACCGGTGTTGCAAAGTATTCAAAAATGGAACTCCCTTTTGTGCTGGATAAAATGGTCTCTCTTCACAAATCACAATCTAAAGATGCTATCGCTCCTTTAAGTGTGTTTTTCGGAGTTGCACTTTTCTTTTTTGTAATATCAAGTTTCTGGATGTTTAATCCTAAGACAAAAGCGTTCAAACGTGGGATAAAGTTTACCATTGCAGGATTGATTATCTCAGTAATCCTTTTATTAATTTAATAAGATCATAAAAACGAATACTAAATCGTTTAAACTTATATAATTTCTGTAGGCCAGTTTCCAATTCTCTTTATTTATGATTATAAAATAAGCAATTATAATGTTAAAAAACTGAATTATATATCCCTCATAATCTTAACATTAATTTAGAAAAATTGTCTAAAATTAAGAGTCTGGCACATTTATTGTTTTTTCTATAATTCGTGAATAATAAACATTTAATTATTAAAATAATAAATTATGAAAAAACTTATTTTAACAGGGATATTAGCTGTTGCAGGTTTAACAGCAACTGCAAACGCTCAGATTCAGAAAGGTAATTGGATGGTAGGGGGTAACCTTGCAGGTGCCAACTTCGGATTAAACAAGGGAGGTGGTTATGATTTTAATATTCAGCCGAAAGGAGCTTATTTTATTGAAGATAATGTGGCGTTAGGAGGTTATGTAGATTTAGGCTTCAAAGGGGCGAAAGATGCGCCAACGACTTTTACGTATAATGTAGGTGCGTTAGGACGTTATTATCTTAATCCGGGAGAGCAAGGTGTAAACAACTTACTACACCACGGAAGATGGTTCCTTGAAGGTAATGTAGGTATCGGAGGAACATCAATCTCTAAAGGGGGTTCTTCTTCTAATGGTCTTAACTTTGGATTTGGTCCTGGTTATTCATACTTCATTACCCCAAATATTGGTTTAGAAGGTTTAGTTAAATATGATGCGAATGCAGGATTCGGAAGCGGAGGATACACTAACAAAATTACTTTTGGTTTAGGATTCCAGATTTATCTTCCAACATCTAAAGCAAAACAAATCATCAACGATGTTAAGTAATCACTGAGATACTTATAAAAAAATTGAAAGCGGCCCGAAATTATTTCGGGCCGCTTTTCGTACAAATTAAAACTAAACTATAAAAAATCAAATAAATCATATATTGGGTTGGGGCGTATATCTTAAATACGGCTTTATTTCAGTTACTCCTTTAGGGAATTTTTTGATCGCATCTTCTGTAGAAACTGTAGGGGGAACAATGACATCATCGCCGTATTCCCAATTGACAGGAGTAGCCACCTGATAGCCGTCCACCAATTGTAAAGAATCCAACACCCTCAGAATTTCATTAAAATTTCTTCCTGTAGAAGCCGGATATGTAATAATAAGTCTCACTTTCTTTGCAGGATCAATAATTAATAATGAACGCACTGTTGCCGTAGCAGAAGCATTAGGATGAATAAAATCATAGAGCTCAGAAATCTTTCTTTCTTTATCCGCTATGATTGGAAACTGTACATCCGTATTTTGGGTTTCATTAATATCTTTCACCCAATTCTGATGATCCTCTACCCCATCCACACTTAAAGCAATCACCTTGGTATCCCTCTGAGCAAATTCGGACTGTAATTTAGAAGTAAATCCCAGCTCCGTAGTGCATACGGGTGTATAATCTGCCGGATGTGAAAATAAAATTCCCCACGAATTTCCCAGATAATTATAAAAATTAATATCTCCAACAGATGATTCTGCCTGAAAGTTGGGGGCTGTATCTCCTAATTTGATTAACATAATATTTCGCGTTTGTTAGTCTACAAATTTAGTAGACTTTTTGATACTGGCAAAATTTTTGTTGAAAATTTATATCTTTAAAGTAAAATTTTATTCATGGAGAAAACCGGACTCACCTACATTGACTTGGTGTATAAGGTATTGGAAAATTGGTATGTAACGTTTGCAGAGCTTACTCCTAAACTGATTGTCGGCATTTTAGTATTTACATTCTTTCTGATCACCAGTAAGTACATGAGCCAGATTGCTGTAAAATTATTTCACAAGTTCTTTCCTAAAAGCCAGAAAGAGAGCTCATTGGTTACTCTACTCAGCATATTCAGATTCCTGATCATGTTGCTGGGAACTTTTATTTCCCTGGAAATTATGGGATTCAGTGGTTTCCTTTGGAAATTTATCGGAAGTTTAGGAGTGGCCGGAGTGATTGCAGGGGTAGCATTGAAGGATCTTGTTTCAAGTATCTTTTCAGGCATGCTCATTGGCATTGATAAAGCTTTTAAAGTTGGGGATTATATTACCATAGGAACTCATTCAGGTACAGTACAGGAAATTGGATTTTTAACAACGAAAATCCTTACAGATGATGGAAAGAAAGCTTATATCCCGAATCAGGTTGTTTTTAATGCCCCTTTTTATAATATCACCGCTTCTCCGCAACGTCGAATTATTTTAAATTTTGAAATTCCAGCAGATGAAGATATCAGTAAGGCGCAGAAAGGAATTCTGGAAGTGGTCAAAAACCTTGATAATGTAGATAAACTGGATACCGCAGAAGTAATCTTTACAGATCTGAAACAGGGTTCATTCAATCTACAAGTTAAATTCTGGATCAAAATAGGAGCTAATCTGGCGCAGATCAGAAGTAAAGCTTATTTAGCAATTAAGGAGCGCTTTGATGTGGATAAAATCCAGCTGGTAACACCTACAAGCATTAGTATCACAAATGGAGAAAATAATTTACCTGAGAGCCAGGATAAATAATTTTTTTTATCACATGCAGATTTGCTAGATTATTGTGGCTTAATTAAAAATAATAAAAGCTGTTTCAATTTTTGAGACAGCTTTTTTATTGGTAAACGCCAAGGTTTTAAATTATGTTTTTTAAGGTACAAAAAGATTCTATCTTCTATAAAATTCTATACCGTTGAATAGTTGCCCCGAATGCATGAATCATTTTATTTTTCTTTTGTCCATACTCTTTAAAAACAAGACTAAAGAAAATAACGTGAATACTGTTTATAATTATGGAAATGAGATGAGATGAAATATATTTAAAGAAGCGTTCCTTCAGTTTCAGACAGATCAGAGATCTTCAAATGATAACTATAAGACCGGCCACAGACCTGTTCCTCTTTTTTTCTTTTCTATAATTTATTAAAACTACTGAAGCTGTTTTTGTGTAAAGTCAATAACACATTTATTACAGGCAGAGCAAAATCTACCTTTTATTGTGTAGATATCTCAATCTTCGGAGCATGGTTACGGAATGCATACATTCTTCATGAATGAGATTTCGTATACGCATTAAAAAACCGTTCCAAAAATGAAACGGTTTCTTATATTATTTGAAAATTTTAGATTATGCTAAAACTTCTTTTACTTTGTTTGCAGCTTCTTCTAAAGTAATTGCAGAGTGAACCGGAAGACCAGACTCGTCAATTAATTTTTTAGCTTCTACAGCGTTAGTTCCCTGTAATCTTACGATCAATGGAACAGGAAGGCTTCCCATAGCTTTGTAAGCATCTACAACCCCTTGAGCAACTCTGTCACATCTTACGATACCTCCGAAGATGTTGATTAAGATTGCTTTTACGTTTGGATCCCTTAAGATGATTCCGAAAGCAGTCTGTACTCTCTGTGCATCAGCAGTACCACCTACGTCAAGGAAGTTAGCAGGGTTACCACCAGATAATTTGATGATATCCATTGTTGCCATTGCAAGACCGGCTCCGTTTACCATACAAGCAACGTTACCATCCAGTTTAACGAAGTTAAGACCAGCTTCACCAGCTTCTACGTCCATTGGATCTTCTTCTCTTGTATCTCTTAATTCAGCTAAGTCTTTGTGACGGAATAATGAGTTGTCATCTAAAGTTACTTTAGCATCTACAGCGATAATTTTGTTATCAGAAGTTTTCAACACTGGGTTGATTTCGAAAAGAGATGCATCAATACCTGTATAAGCATTGTAAAGAGAACCGATGAATTTTACGAATTCTTTGAAAGCATTTCCTTCAAGACCTAGGTTGAAAGCAATTTTTCTAGCCTGGAATCCTTGAAGACCTAAAGCAGGGTCAATGATTTCTTTGTGGATTAAGTGAGGAGTTACTTCAGCAACGTGCTCAATATCCATACCACCTTCAGTAGAATATACGATTGTATTTTTACCTTCAGCTCTGTCTAAAAGAATAGAAACATAAAATTCTTTAGTTTCTGTTTCACCTGGATAATATACATCCTCTGCAACCAAAACAGAATTTACTTTTTTACCCTCAGCAGAAGTTTGTGGAGTTACCAACTGCATTCCGATGATGTTCTGAGCGTTTTCTTTAAGTTTATCCATGTTTGGAGAGAACTTTACACCACCACCTTTACCACGACCACCTGCGTGGATCTGAGCTTTTACTACCCACCCTTGAGCGCCAGTTTCAGCAGTTAGTTTTTCAGCAGCAGCTACAGCTTCGTCTACGTTGTTTGCAACGAAACCACGTTGGATGGCTACTCCATACTTTGATAAAATCTCTTTTGATTGATACTCGTGAAGATTCATATTATTTTTATTATTTTATTTTAAATATTTAAAGGTTGACAAATTTACTAAAAATGAACAAGGTTAAAAAGAAATTTGTCGAACTTTTAATTCATTCTTTAAGTTTACTGGTGATCTTTTCAGATTCAAAGCGGTGAATCTATAAATAATATGATAATGATCATAAAAAAATAAATCAAGGCTTCATATTCTAATGACATTTTAATCCCATTCTAATGTAGATAAGAATATTAACAAATTTCATCCTTTATCTTTGAAACCCCAAAATAAGAGATACATATCATATAAGTTTTCGGATGAAATACAGAATCAAAAAACACCTTGCTTCTACAATTCAGAAAGAACTATGGCTTTGCAGATGGGTAAAAATGCAAAATGCATCATAAACCTGAATCCAAAAAATAATTTCATCCATCCTGTATATGTATTCTAAAAAAAGAAGAAGTGTCCAGTATATTTTTCCAACAGCCAAGTCAGCATTGATTGGGAAAGTTAGAAATGGAGAAACCTGTAACCTCAGCAAAAACGAAAAATGGAAATACCCCCAAATGAGCAGGGCAAAAGACTGATCCGGTACATTACAAAAGAAAAAAAAGATGTCACTAATATTTATTTTTATGCCGTTCTCAACGGTCTTGTTTTATTGAGTGTTCCTTTAGGAATACAGTCTATAGTAAGTTTTGTAATGGGGGCTACCATGACCACTTCCATTTACATCCTCATTTTCTTTGTTGTGATCGGAACATGGCTTGCCGGATATTTCAGATTAAAGGTGATACAGATTATTGAAAAAATCCAGCAGAAAATATTTGTAGAGTTCTCCATCGCTATTGCAGATAAGATTCCCAAGGTTGATCTTGCTTATACCAGAAAATATTATCTCCCGGAGCTGGTTAATCGTTTTTTTGATATTCAGAATTTACAAAAAGGGATTTCAAAGATTTTACTGGAAATTCCTACTGCCTTGATTCAGATTGTTTTTGGAATTCTTTTACTTTCATTTTATCATCCCTGGTTTCTGGCATTTGGAGCCTTAGTCGTTATTTCTGTGGTCATTATCTTCAGATATACGATGGAAAGCGGAATTAAATCCAGTATTGAAGAGAGTAATAAAAAATATGATACTGCCGCATGGATTGAAGATATTGCCGGATCAGTAAAAACTTTTAAAATGCATTCCGGAAATGATGCTCATTTAAAAGGGACCGATGAACGGGTGGTAGAATATCTTAAACATAGAACTTCTCACTTTAGAGTTCTTGTTTTCCAGTATAAAACAATTATTGCTTTTAAAGTCATTATCACTTTAGCTATGCTGGCTATAGGAACCTATCTTCTGATCAATCAAAAGCTGAATATCGGGGCTTTCATTGCGACAGAAATTGTTGTTTTGAGTATTATGTCTGCAGTAGAAAAACTGATTGTGAGCCTTGAAAGTTATTATGATCTTATTGCATCTTTTGCGAAGCTTTCTAAAATTACTGAGCTTAAAGAGGAACAAAACGGTGAAATCATATTATTCCAGAAAGAGAAGGGAACAGAGATAGAATTTAAAAATGTAAGTTTTTCATTCAATGATCATACTCCTATCCTTTCTGATCTGAATTTTAAAATTCAGGAAAATACCATCAATGTTTTAACAGGTAAGCTAGGCGCAGGAAAAACACTCCTCCTCAACATGATCACAGGATTCTTTGAACCTAGCTCCGGAACCATTCTGGTTGACAGAATTCCATTAAAAAACATTGATAAACAGCGGCTAAGAAATCACGTAGGTCTTTATCTTGAAAATATGAAGATCATTCAGGGAACTGTAAAGGAAAATATCATATTGGGTAATAGTGAGAGTCATACAGAAGATATTCTGGAACTTTCTGAAAATATAGGGATAGAAAATATTTCCAGTATGTTCAGTAGTGGATTTTTCACCGAAGTGAGTGAAACAGATCCTGAAATCACCTTCAGTTCGAAAAAGAAAATTTTGCTTCTACGGGCACTTTTGGGTGAAAAGAGGCTTATTATTCTGGAAAACCCTTTTGCAGGAATCCGTGAAGAATATCAGGATAAAATGATACAGTACCTTTTGAAAATCAAGGAAAAAACAACCGTCATTATTGTTTCGCAAGATGCAGAGCTATTACAGCATGCGGATCAGCATATTCATCTGGAAGATGGCACTTTAAGAACATCTCATAAAAATCAGTAACATGGAATTACAGTCATTTGACAAAATATATCATATTCATAAGAAATCAAGAGTAAAAAGATGGTTTCTCTTTATTTTTATTGGAGGAATTATCACTTTATTTCTTCCCTGGACACAGAATATCAAAGTGAAAGGGAATGTAACCTCTCTTTATCAGGAACAGCGTCCACAGCAACTCCATTCTCCTATTCCGGGAAAAATCATCAAATGGTATGTAAAAAACGGAGATTATGTAAAGAAGGGAGATACACTGATGCAGCTTTCAGAAATAAAAGAAGATTATCTGGATCCGCTTTTGGTACAGAGAACCCAGGAACAGGTGAATGCAAAAAAAGGGGTTCGGGACTTTTATACCGCAAAAGCAGGAACGGTTAAAAGCCAGCTTCAAGCCTTACATTCGGCAAGAGATCTAAAACTTGCTCAGCTAAAGGGTAAAATTAACCAGCTAAATAATAAACTGGCAGGTGAGGAAGCAGAACTCGTAGCGGCAACGAATGAACTAAGACTTTCTGAAGATCAGTTTACCCGGCAGAAGAAAATGTATGAAGAAGGTTTGGTTTCTCTGACCCAGTTTCAGCAGAGAAGTATTTCCTATCAAAATGCCATTGCTAAAAAAACAGCTTCAGAAAATAAAGTTGCTCAAACCCGGCAGGAAATTATCAATACCGGTATTGAGCAGAATTCAGTAATTCAGGATTACACTGAAAAACTCAGTAAAATAGAGGGAGAACAATTTCAGAATATGGGACAGATCGAAGGCAGTGACGGGGATATTGCCAAGCTTGAAAATCAGGTTGCCAACTATAAAGCAAGACAGGGTTTATATTTTATTATTGCTTCACAGGACGGACAGGTCATACAACTCAATAAGGCAGGTATTGGAGAGGTTTTAAAAGATGGAGAAAACATAGGAACTATTGTTCCCACTGCGGTTGATTATGCGGTGGAAATCTATGTAAAACCGGTTGACCTTCCTCTTGTCAAGGAAAAACAGCGTATCATGTGTATTTTTGATGGTTTTCCTGCGATTGTATTTTCAGGATGGCCCAACTCCAGCTACGGAACATTTGGCGGAAAAATAGTTGCTATGGAAAGCAATATCAGTACCAATGGACTTTTTAAAGCCCTGGTCGTTGAAGATAAAGATGAAAAAAAATGGCCTCCAAAAATTAAAATGGGAGCAGGAGTACAGGGAATTGCCATTCTGAACGATGTACCAATATGGTATGAACTGTGGAGAAACATCAATGGTTTTCCACCTGATTATTATGAAGTGAAAAATGATCAAGCTGAGAAATATGGGAAAACTAAGTAAACTTTTTTTTATGCTGACCCTTATTTTCTTTCAATATGGTGTGGCTCAGGATTCTCTTACCATTTCTGCAAAGGAATTCATATCAGTGGTCAAAAATTATCACCCACTCGCTTTGAAATATCAACTGCAGAATAAAATTGCACAATCTGAAATCACTAAAGCCAGAGGAGCTTTCGATCCTGTTTTGGGTGGTAAAATCGGAGAAAAAAACATTGATGGAACCCAATATTATACACAAAAAAATCTGGAACTTGGTATTCCCACCTGGTACGGAATTGATCTTACCGCAGGGTACCAGTATCTGAATGGTGAAAAATTAAATTCCAGCGATACTAAAGGTGGCTTATACAACATGGGAGTTACTGTGCCTTTAGCTAAAAATCTTTTATATGATAAACGCAGGGCTATCTTGGATCAGGCAAAATTTGCATTAAAAATGACTGAAGCAGAACAAACTGTTTTGACCAATGACCTTCTTCTTGAAGCTGAAAATACATATTGGGAATGGGTACAAAGTTTTGAAATTTATCAACTACAGACCCAGGCAGTAGAAATCAATAAAAAGCGTTTAAATCTTACTCAAAAAACTTTCGAATATGGAGAGAGGGCAGCTATAGATACCGTTGAAGCCAAGTCACAACTGCAAAGCTTTGAACTTCAACAGAAAGAAGCCTATTTAAACTTTGTAAGAAACACACAAAAGCTGCAGTTATTTTTATGGAAAGATAATCAGGAGATTTATGAAATCTCTCACTCTGTATATCCTTCGGATCATCTTTCGGACCATACCGCTTATTCAGATTTTGAATTTCTTTTTCAGGAGCTTAGCACCAGGGAAATTGACAAGCATTGGTCTGTCCTTTATTATAATCAGAAACACTATATTTTAGAAAGTGAACGCAAATTAAAGTGGCAGAGCCTACTTCCCAAGCTTGATTTCACCTATAATTTCTTCAACAAAGAAAATTATCGGGGAGATTATCTTCCTCTTTTCGATAATAATTTCCAATATGGATTAAAGCTTGAAATTCCTGTATTTCAAAGAGAAGCGAGATCACATTACCAGATTGCTAAAATCAAAATAGAACAAAACCAGCTTGATGCGCAGGTTAA from Chryseobacterium indologenes encodes the following:
- a CDS encoding peptidase domain-containing ABC transporter, with the translated sequence MEIPPNEQGKRLIRYITKEKKDVTNIYFYAVLNGLVLLSVPLGIQSIVSFVMGATMTTSIYILIFFVVIGTWLAGYFRLKVIQIIEKIQQKIFVEFSIAIADKIPKVDLAYTRKYYLPELVNRFFDIQNLQKGISKILLEIPTALIQIVFGILLLSFYHPWFLAFGALVVISVVIIFRYTMESGIKSSIEESNKKYDTAAWIEDIAGSVKTFKMHSGNDAHLKGTDERVVEYLKHRTSHFRVLVFQYKTIIAFKVIITLAMLAIGTYLLINQKLNIGAFIATEIVVLSIMSAVEKLIVSLESYYDLIASFAKLSKITELKEEQNGEIILFQKEKGTEIEFKNVSFSFNDHTPILSDLNFKIQENTINVLTGKLGAGKTLLLNMITGFFEPSSGTILVDRIPLKNIDKQRLRNHVGLYLENMKIIQGTVKENIILGNSESHTEDILELSENIGIENISSMFSSGFFTEVSETDPEITFSSKKKILLLRALLGEKRLIILENPFAGIREEYQDKMIQYLLKIKEKTTVIIVSQDAELLQHADQHIHLEDGTLRTSHKNQ
- a CDS encoding HlyD family secretion protein, which produces MELQSFDKIYHIHKKSRVKRWFLFIFIGGIITLFLPWTQNIKVKGNVTSLYQEQRPQQLHSPIPGKIIKWYVKNGDYVKKGDTLMQLSEIKEDYLDPLLVQRTQEQVNAKKGVRDFYTAKAGTVKSQLQALHSARDLKLAQLKGKINQLNNKLAGEEAELVAATNELRLSEDQFTRQKKMYEEGLVSLTQFQQRSISYQNAIAKKTASENKVAQTRQEIINTGIEQNSVIQDYTEKLSKIEGEQFQNMGQIEGSDGDIAKLENQVANYKARQGLYFIIASQDGQVIQLNKAGIGEVLKDGENIGTIVPTAVDYAVEIYVKPVDLPLVKEKQRIMCIFDGFPAIVFSGWPNSSYGTFGGKIVAMESNISTNGLFKALVVEDKDEKKWPPKIKMGAGVQGIAILNDVPIWYELWRNINGFPPDYYEVKNDQAEKYGKTK
- a CDS encoding TolC family protein, with translation MLTLIFFQYGVAQDSLTISAKEFISVVKNYHPLALKYQLQNKIAQSEITKARGAFDPVLGGKIGEKNIDGTQYYTQKNLELGIPTWYGIDLTAGYQYLNGEKLNSSDTKGGLYNMGVTVPLAKNLLYDKRRAILDQAKFALKMTEAEQTVLTNDLLLEAENTYWEWVQSFEIYQLQTQAVEINKKRLNLTQKTFEYGERAAIDTVEAKSQLQSFELQQKEAYLNFVRNTQKLQLFLWKDNQEIYEISHSVYPSDHLSDHTAYSDFEFLFQELSTREIDKHWSVLYYNQKHYILESERKLKWQSLLPKLDFTYNFFNKENYRGDYLPLFDNNFQYGLKLEIPVFQREARSHYQIAKIKIEQNQLDAQVKKRELHTKIETYKNELISYHAQIIISKNNLVNYQKLLTAEESKYTNGESSLFLINSRENKMIDAQEKFISLQTKFLKSFNKLKWMKESFSL